A region of Merismopedia glauca CCAP 1448/3 DNA encodes the following proteins:
- a CDS encoding ATP-dependent Clp protease proteolytic subunit yields MRTPIQAAQSQYYGDTYYRTPPPDLASLLLKERIVYLGLPLVSSDDLKRQLGVDVTKLIISQLLYLQFDDPEKPIYFYINSTGTSWYSGEAIGFETEAFAICDTMNYIKPPVHTICIGQAMGTAAMILSGGAKGCRASLPHATIVLNQPISGMGRSQATDIQIRAKEVLANKAAIMEIFSKNTGQPVAKIAKDTDRTFYMTPEEAKNYGLIDRVLESVKDLPVPIPAAV; encoded by the coding sequence ATGAGAACACCAATTCAGGCAGCCCAGTCTCAATACTATGGTGATACCTACTATCGCACTCCACCCCCAGATTTAGCCTCTTTATTACTTAAAGAACGCATTGTCTATCTGGGATTGCCCTTGGTATCCTCAGACGATCTGAAGCGTCAACTTGGGGTTGATGTCACTAAACTAATTATTTCTCAATTACTCTACTTACAGTTTGACGATCCAGAAAAACCAATTTACTTCTATATCAACTCTACAGGGACTTCTTGGTATAGTGGCGAGGCTATAGGTTTTGAAACCGAAGCCTTTGCTATTTGTGACACCATGAATTACATCAAACCACCAGTACATACTATCTGTATTGGTCAAGCAATGGGAACCGCAGCGATGATTCTCTCCGGCGGTGCTAAGGGTTGTCGTGCTAGTTTACCTCACGCCACCATAGTTCTCAACCAACCAATTTCGGGCATGGGACGTTCTCAAGCCACAGATATTCAAATTCGGGCTAAAGAAGTTCTAGCAAATAAAGCGGCTATTATGGAGATATTCTCGAAAAATACAGGACAACCAGTAGCAAAAATTGCCAAAGATACAGATCGCACCTTCTACATGACTCCTGAAGAAGCTAAGAACTACGGACTCATCGACCGAGTTTTAGAAAGTGTCAAAGATCTACCTGTTCCGATCCCTGCGGCTGTTTAA